GCCTTGCGAAGCCTTCTGGCGCCGCAGGGCGTACAGGCCGGTGCCGGCCACCGCCAGCACCGCGAGACCGCCGGCCGTCACGCCCGGCGATGCGGCCAGGCCGCCGCCACCGGTGTGCATCCCGCCGCGCGGCTTGTCGTGCTCGTCACCGTGCCAGGAACCCTTCTCGTGCTCGTCGTACTTGCCGTGCTCGTCGTGCTTGCCGTGCTCGTCGTACTTGCCGTGCTCGTCGTGCTTGCCGTGCTCGTCGTACTTGCCGTGCTCGTCGTACTTGCCGTGCTCGTCGTCCTTGTCGTGCTTGCCGTGCTCGTCGTCCTTGTAAGTGTCCGGGTCGTGCTTGGGGTTGTCCCAGTCGTCGTACGTGTTCAACACGGTCAGCGCTCCGCCACCCGTGTGTACGCCACCGCGCGGCTTGTGGTGCTTGTCGCCGTGCTCGGAGTCCTTCTCGTGCTTGCCGTGCTCGTCGTGCTTGCCGTGCTCGTCGTCCTTGGCGTGCTCGTCGTGCTTGCCGTGCTCGTCGTGCTTGCCGTGCTCGTCATCCTTGTGGGTGTCCTGGTCGTGCTTGGCGCTGTCCCCGTCGCCGTCCGCGGTCACCGCGGTCAGCGCTCCGCCACCCGTGTGTACGCCGCCGTGCGGCTTGTCGTGTTTGCCGTCCTTGTCGTGCTCCTTGCTGTAGGAAGTGTTGTCGTGGTCGTGGTCACCCATCGCCTCGGCGTAGGCGGTGGGTGCGGCGATCGCGAGGGCGGCCGTGGCCGTGGCCGTCGCGAGCAGCATGCGGGCAGAGCGCATCGGTGAGTCCTTCCGTCGCGGTCCGGGCGCTGACGCCTCGCCAGCTCACGAGACCCGGCCTCGACGTGAACACCGTCAGTCACGCAAGGCCGTCCCACCACCCAGGGCGTTCACACGGGTTACGGCCACACCCTTACGGCGGCACTCGCCCCGACCGGTCCGGCCGAGACCATGGCAACGTCTCGCCCCTCGCGGCCGTCTCCTATGGCGACACGGGGGGCGAGGTCCGCTCTCCCCCGGACCAACTGCGGGAGACGTTCATGGCCATGGTCGGCCTGTTCTGGATCGGCGAGGACTCGGTGTACGTGGGGGCCGAGCCCGAGGGGGAGGCCTCCGGGGTACGGCTGTCCGAGGACGGCGTCGAGGCGTTGGGGTCCGGCCGGGGCAGGTTCTGGACGTGGGACGAGGTGGTCCGGATCGAGGCTCACGACGTGCCCGTGCCGTCCGGGATGCGGAGGCTGGCGTCCATGGCCTTCGACGCCGCGCTCGTCGTGGTCACGGGTGACGGTGAGCTGCCGCCCGCCTTCTCCGTGGAGGTGGCGACGATCGAGGAGACCGTCCAGGTCGATGTGCACGCGGCCGTCGCCGGAGGGATCTACCTGCCCTCCGAGTACGAGCTCTCCGTCGCCCTCCTCCAGCGGCTCGCCGACGGCAGCACCCGGATCGGCGACCTCCTCGCCTGGGGCCGTGACCACGCGGCCGAGGGCACTCCGCCGCGCGAGGAGCGCGAGGCGCTGCTGCGGAAGTGGGCGGAGGCGTAAAGCCCGGCTGCCGCACGCGTCACCATCGCCGCTGCCGCTGACGTCCCAGGCGGCTCGGATCGGGGTCGACCAGTTGGGCCGCCATGCCGACGAGGACCAGCCCGGCCGCGATGAGCAGCCCTTGGGCGAGCGCTATACCGGAGCCCAGTACGGCCGCGCCGAAGGCCAGCGCCCACCAGGCTCCGGTACGCCGGTACTCCCGGGGCCGGGCCGGGCGGCCGGATCTCATGGCCCGGGTGAACCTGGGGTCCTCCCGCTCGAGTCGTGCTTCGAGGTCGACGAGTCGTTCGTCTTCGGACTGGGGCACGGCTTCTCCTTCCCGGAACCCGAGAGCGCTTCGAGGCAGGGCACGGCCGAGGCCATGGCAAGTCCTGGGGTGCCGGGCCGTGTGGCGGTGCGGAGGGAGACAGCCTGCCGACGTGCGGCACGGTCGGTCTCACCAGGGCTTCGGCTTCTCCCCCCTCCAGCGGCGTCCGCCATCAGGCCCCGTCCTCATCCTTCCCGGTGGCCACCCCGTACGAACGCCGTGCCGTCAGGCGGTTGTTCGGTCCGGGAACGGGTGACCGAGGCATGCCGGGCCACCATGCGGGGCGAGCCCTTCCTGTGTCCCGCTCCTCAAACCCGTCGCCGAGGGCCACACCTCGTGCGCTGGCGCTCGGCCTCGGCAGGCAGAGCGTCGGAGGCCGCGACGGACGACGGCGTGGCGTCGTTCCGGGGGCGGGGCTCGGTGTCGTACGGCGTGGCCGTGCGGCCGGGCCGGAGGTCCTGGGCGGCGCGGAGCGCGCGGGCGAGCAGGTGGGCCCGGCCGGCGGCGATGGGGCCGAGGATCGCGAGGACGAGGACGTACCCGGCGATGAACGGGGCGAGGCGGGCGTCGAGTCCGGCGCCGGCGGCCATGGCGGCCAGGATCAGCGCGAACTCCCCGCGGGCCACGAGGGTGGTGGCGATCTCGGCGGCGGGCTCGGTGCCGTAGCGGTACACGCGGGCGACGAGGAGTCCCGCGGCGATGTTCATGACGACGGTCAGTGCCGCCGCCGCGGTGACCGGTCCGACGACGGAGACGATGTCGCCGGGGTCGATGGAGAGCCCGAAGGCGAAGAAGAAGATCGCCGCGAAGGCGTCGCGCAGCGGGTGCACGAGGTCCCGGATGCGTGGGCCGGAGGGTGTACCGGCCAGGATCAGGCCGACCATGAACGCGCCGATGGCGTCGGCGACTCCGAGGACCTCGGCGACTCCCGCCACGAGGACGGCCGCGCCGAGGAAGCTGATGACGAGCAGTTCGTTGTCGCGGGTCGCGATCAGACGGCCGGCCGGCTTGGTGCCGTAACGGGCGGCCGCGGCCAGTACCAGGAGGAAGGCGAAGGCCTTGGCGCCCTGGAGGACCATGTCGCCGACCCCCTGGGCGCCGCTGATGACCGGCTGGAGGGCGGCGAGGTAGAGGGCCAGGAAGATGTCCTCGACCACGATGACGCCCAGGATGAGGCGTGTCTCCGGGCGGCCGATGCGGCCCTGGTCGATGAGGATCTTGGTGACGATGGCGGACGAGGAGATGCCCAGGACACCGGCGAGCACCAGCGCCTCCCGGACGCCCCAGCCCAGGGCGAACCCGA
This region of Streptomyces caelestis genomic DNA includes:
- a CDS encoding DUF3040 domain-containing protein, translated to MPQSEDERLVDLEARLEREDPRFTRAMRSGRPARPREYRRTGAWWALAFGAAVLGSGIALAQGLLIAAGLVLVGMAAQLVDPDPSRLGRQRQRRW
- a CDS encoding cation:proton antiporter; amino-acid sequence: MGHADSLLAMGGAFLAAALLARLGGRIGLPTIPLFMLAGILLGPHTPGLVIVEDAHDFEMLSALGLVLLLFYLGLEFHLDDLKSGGRRLLTAGGIYLLLNVGAGLVFGFALGWGVREALVLAGVLGISSSAIVTKILIDQGRIGRPETRLILGVIVVEDIFLALYLAALQPVISGAQGVGDMVLQGAKAFAFLLVLAAAARYGTKPAGRLIATRDNELLVISFLGAAVLVAGVAEVLGVADAIGAFMVGLILAGTPSGPRIRDLVHPLRDAFAAIFFFAFGLSIDPGDIVSVVGPVTAAAALTVVMNIAAGLLVARVYRYGTEPAAEIATTLVARGEFALILAAMAAGAGLDARLAPFIAGYVLVLAILGPIAAGRAHLLARALRAAQDLRPGRTATPYDTEPRPRNDATPSSVAASDALPAEAERQRTRCGPRRRV